One part of the Neisseria zalophi genome encodes these proteins:
- a CDS encoding NADPH-dependent FMN reductase: MTIIAFAGSNSSTSINQALVNYVAGFSSDIEVICLKDYPSPLYSMDIEKADGIPKETVALYEKLQTADKLIISTSEHNGNMTAFFKSHLDWLSRHNRAFLKDKKVLLLSTSTGPGGAMHSLEITKTTLPHFGAEIIDSYSVKKFNDVFQDGKVTDESISNQLKDLVNKLVNS, encoded by the coding sequence ATGACCATCATCGCATTTGCAGGCAGCAATAGCTCCACTTCTATCAACCAGGCATTGGTAAATTATGTTGCCGGCTTCTCATCCGATATCGAAGTGATCTGTTTAAAAGACTATCCTTCGCCTTTATACAGTATGGATATCGAAAAAGCCGACGGTATTCCAAAAGAAACCGTGGCTTTATATGAAAAACTACAAACTGCCGACAAACTGATTATCAGCACATCGGAACACAACGGCAATATGACCGCTTTTTTCAAAAGCCATTTAGATTGGCTGTCCCGCCACAACCGTGCATTTTTAAAAGATAAAAAAGTATTGCTGTTAAGCACTTCCACCGGCCCCGGCGGTGCAATGCACTCACTAGAAATCACCAAAACCACACTGCCCCATTTTGGTGCCGAAATCATTGATTCATACAGCGTTAAAAAATTCAACGATGTTTTCCAAGACGGCAAAGTCACCGATGAAAGCATCAGCAATCAGCTTAAAGATTTGGTGAATAAACTGGTGAACAGCTAA
- the rfaE2 gene encoding D-glycero-beta-D-manno-heptose 1-phosphate adenylyltransferase, with the protein MEKWPLPEFESKICPPEALVERLAELPHPLVFTNGCFDILHRGHVTYLAQARSTGAAMVLALNTDASVRRQGKGSDRPINPLENRAAVAAALDSVDLVTWFDEDTPANLIELVKPDILVKGGDWPIEKIVGSAETLARGGKVYSIPFLHQTSTTQTLAKIRASETADRT; encoded by the coding sequence ATGGAAAAATGGCCCCTGCCTGAGTTTGAAAGCAAAATTTGCCCGCCCGAAGCGCTGGTCGAACGCCTTGCCGAGCTGCCGCACCCGCTGGTGTTTACCAACGGCTGCTTCGATATTCTGCACCGCGGCCATGTTACTTATCTGGCGCAGGCACGTTCTACCGGCGCGGCTATGGTATTGGCTCTGAATACCGACGCATCCGTGCGGCGGCAGGGTAAGGGCAGCGACCGCCCGATTAACCCGCTGGAAAACCGCGCTGCTGTTGCCGCAGCTTTGGACAGTGTGGATTTGGTAACATGGTTTGATGAAGATACCCCGGCCAACCTGATTGAATTGGTGAAACCCGATATTTTGGTGAAAGGCGGCGATTGGCCGATAGAAAAAATCGTCGGTTCGGCGGAAACTTTGGCGCGTGGCGGCAAAGTGTATTCCATTCCTTTTCTACATCAAACCTCCACGACGCAAACATTGGCGAAAATCCGCGCATCAGAAACGGCGGATCGCACATGA
- a CDS encoding GlcG/HbpS family heme-binding protein: protein MRYTRPIALMCSLVLSASVFSAEPVKTLPGDITLNQAQQVVRAALRHAETIKVPMNIAVVDAGGNLKAFARMDDAYLGSIDIAERKARTARYFNMSTRALGNAAQPGQSLYGIEATNNGLAIFAGGELLIDRKGVIVGSVGVSGGTVDEDESVAKAGARALSGSTR from the coding sequence ATGCGGTATACACGGCCGATTGCTTTGATGTGTTCATTGGTATTAAGTGCTTCCGTTTTTTCGGCGGAACCTGTTAAGACTTTACCCGGCGATATTACTTTGAATCAGGCGCAGCAGGTGGTGCGGGCGGCTTTGCGACATGCGGAAACCATTAAAGTGCCGATGAATATTGCCGTAGTGGATGCGGGTGGTAATTTAAAAGCCTTTGCGCGGATGGATGATGCATATTTGGGCAGCATTGATATTGCCGAACGCAAGGCCCGTACAGCACGTTATTTTAATATGTCTACGCGGGCTTTGGGCAATGCCGCCCAGCCCGGTCAGTCTTTATACGGCATAGAAGCGACCAATAACGGCTTGGCGATTTTTGCCGGTGGCGAATTGCTAATTGATAGAAAAGGCGTGATTGTGGGCAGTGTCGGCGTGAGCGGCGGCACGGTAGACGAAGATGAAAGCGTGGCGAAAGCCGGTGCACGGGCTTTAAGCGGCAGCACCCGCTAA
- a CDS encoding pentapeptide repeat-containing protein, whose product MSKQSDQPKHGLRILLIILAALFSGAVLWCVLQFLSARIGNNFWSELIEKNGFWTLLALIISSPVAFFIWLFRDQNTIKQLESQRKDVNLKEFHKIAEWVSGLHLVEDKITKKTKESPRKLINKTVSLETENIQEYGQAGNQRHLPSHSREDGAVGLQVAAVYMLKPFFCGEHGDGFRRPALNLLTAAWLALFKQVEGKENQDEELEHVRNSPLAIALTEVLLAEGGKHLRCHKEVFSNLYLSYINLHLLGLSKEVLELFKETDCTGIQLQGAKLQRVELQEIKLTKANLQGANLQGANLTEANLYKVNLQDANLEGAELQEVNLQESNLYKADLLGANLQGANLTEANLEEAELFGATLQKATLSKTKLQKSNLEETDLQNANLSQAKLEKAYLRSAHLQKASLLLANLQEADLQEADLEEADLRFANLQEANLQEANFKGVKLGKTNLKGANLQDIKALELEISKLNDITWTGALLMQQTVENIENKTTLTNIDWIIIPESLKEILDCHSTKKVEFQFKKISSDESVQHILGFKSELPIEKKEIRIKLLAHLQELNSNWTIKIITIQKLNPDWTIETTIINDSF is encoded by the coding sequence ATGAGCAAGCAATCTGATCAACCTAAACATGGTTTACGTATATTGTTAATCATTTTGGCAGCCCTATTCTCAGGCGCGGTTCTATGGTGTGTTTTGCAATTCCTTTCTGCTCGTATAGGAAATAACTTTTGGAGTGAACTAATTGAAAAAAATGGTTTTTGGACGCTACTCGCTTTAATTATTTCGTCCCCCGTTGCCTTTTTTATTTGGCTGTTTCGAGACCAAAACACCATCAAACAGCTTGAAAGCCAACGCAAAGACGTCAATCTAAAAGAGTTTCATAAAATTGCCGAATGGGTAAGCGGTTTACATTTAGTTGAAGATAAAATTACTAAAAAGACTAAAGAGTCCCCTAGAAAGCTAATCAATAAAACGGTTTCTCTAGAAACTGAAAATATTCAGGAATACGGCCAAGCAGGCAACCAACGCCATCTGCCCAGCCATAGCCGTGAAGATGGGGCGGTAGGCTTACAAGTCGCAGCAGTCTATATGCTCAAACCGTTTTTTTGTGGCGAACATGGCGATGGCTTTCGCCGTCCGGCATTAAATCTGCTGACTGCTGCATGGCTGGCTTTATTTAAGCAGGTTGAAGGTAAAGAAAATCAAGATGAGGAACTAGAACATGTACGCAATAGCCCATTAGCCATTGCTTTAACTGAAGTATTATTAGCCGAAGGAGGAAAACATCTTCGCTGCCATAAGGAGGTATTCTCTAATCTATATTTATCTTATATAAATTTACACTTACTTGGATTAAGTAAAGAAGTTTTAGAACTATTTAAAGAGACAGACTGTACAGGGATACAATTACAAGGAGCTAAATTACAAAGAGTGGAGTTACAAGAAATTAAATTAACAAAAGCTAATTTACAAGGAGCTAATTTACAAGGAGCTAACTTGACAGAGGCTAATTTATATAAGGTTAATTTGCAAGATGCTAACTTAGAAGGAGCTGAGTTACAAGAAGTTAATTTGCAAGAATCCAATTTATATAAAGCTGATTTACTCGGAGCTAATTTACAAGGAGCTAATTTGACAGAGGCTAATTTAGAAGAAGCTGAGTTATTCGGAGCTACTTTACAAAAAGCCACTTTATCCAAAACTAAACTTCAAAAGTCTAATTTAGAAGAAACTGATTTACAAAATGCAAACTTATCCCAGGCCAAATTAGAAAAAGCTTACTTACGTTCTGCTCATTTACAAAAAGCTAGTTTGCTACTAGCTAATTTACAAGAAGCAGATTTACAAGAGGCAGACTTAGAGGAAGCTGACTTACGGTTTGCAAATTTACAAGAAGCAAATTTACAAGAAGCAAATTTTAAAGGGGTTAAATTGGGAAAAACTAACCTCAAAGGAGCTAATTTACAAGATATTAAGGCTCTGGAATTAGAAATAAGTAAATTAAATGATATAACTTGGACAGGTGCATTATTAATGCAACAAACTGTAGAGAACATCGAAAATAAAACCACACTCACTAATATTGATTGGATAATTATTCCGGAAAGCCTAAAAGAAATCTTGGATTGCCATTCCACAAAAAAAGTTGAATTCCAATTTAAAAAGATATCGTCAGATGAATCCGTACAGCATATATTAGGTTTTAAATCAGAACTTCCAATTGAGAAAAAAGAAATTCGAATTAAATTATTAGCACACCTTCAAGAATTAAACTCTAATTGGACTATTAAAATAATTACAATACAAAAGTTAAACCCTGATTGGACTATTGAGACAACTATAATAAACGATTCATTTTAA
- the rnhB gene encoding ribonuclease HII yields MTPTLIAGVDEAGRGPLVGSVFAAAVILPPDYELPGLTDSKKLSEKKRDLLALQIKEQALAWAVASADVNEIAELNILHATMLAMTRAIHGLVTPPQKVLIDGNRIPKNLNIEAEAIVKGDSKVLAISAASVLAKTARDAEMYALAERYPQYGFERHKGYGTAAHLAALAEFGILKEHRLGFAPVKALAAQGRLFADD; encoded by the coding sequence ATGACCCCTACTCTAATCGCCGGTGTGGACGAAGCAGGCCGCGGCCCCTTAGTGGGCAGCGTGTTTGCCGCCGCCGTGATTCTGCCACCGGATTATGAATTGCCCGGCTTAACCGACTCTAAAAAGCTGAGTGAAAAAAAACGCGACCTACTGGCCTTACAGATTAAAGAACAGGCACTGGCTTGGGCAGTGGCTTCTGCCGATGTGAACGAAATAGCCGAACTGAATATCTTGCATGCCACCATGTTGGCGATGACCCGCGCCATACACGGCCTAGTCACGCCGCCGCAAAAAGTATTGATAGACGGCAACCGTATCCCGAAAAACTTAAATATCGAAGCCGAAGCGATTGTAAAAGGCGACAGCAAGGTTTTAGCCATATCGGCGGCTTCGGTGCTGGCCAAAACCGCCCGCGATGCGGAAATGTATGCCCTAGCCGAGCGTTATCCGCAATATGGCTTCGAGCGGCACAAGGGCTACGGCACGGCGGCACATCTGGCGGCATTGGCCGAATTCGGTATTTTAAAAGAACACCGCTTGGGCTTCGCCCCTGTTAAAGCTTTAGCGGCGCAAGGCCGTTTGTTTGCCGACGATTAG
- a CDS encoding carbon-nitrogen hydrolase family protein — protein MHTIRVAAIQMVSGTDPQANIQTMRRLVKEAAERGAAWVLLPEYWPIMGEKDSDKLAFAEADGHGPLQTALSQAAQENNIVLFGGSIPLQSPDPDKVLNTMQVYDRTGALIGSYNKMHLFGYSGLGERYDEADTILAGHTPPHLSADDIHLAAGICYDLRFPEFFRIQQPFDILMLPAAFTYTTGKAHWELLLRARAVENQCYVVASAQGGVHQNGRRTYGHSMIIDPWGEILDVLPEGEGMVMAELDAARLKSVRNRLPALMHRTL, from the coding sequence ATGCACACCATTCGCGTTGCCGCCATACAAATGGTTTCCGGTACCGACCCCCAAGCCAATATCCAAACCATGCGCCGTCTTGTTAAAGAAGCCGCCGAACGTGGTGCCGCATGGGTATTGCTGCCCGAATACTGGCCGATTATGGGCGAAAAAGACAGCGACAAACTCGCCTTTGCCGAAGCAGACGGCCACGGCCCGCTGCAAACCGCCCTCAGCCAAGCCGCGCAAGAAAACAATATCGTTTTATTCGGCGGCTCCATCCCCCTACAAAGCCCCGACCCCGACAAAGTATTAAACACCATGCAGGTATACGACCGCACCGGCGCATTAATCGGCAGCTACAATAAAATGCACCTCTTCGGCTATTCCGGCCTGGGCGAGCGCTACGACGAAGCCGACACCATACTCGCCGGCCACACCCCGCCGCACCTGAGCGCCGACGATATCCACCTAGCTGCCGGCATCTGCTACGATTTGCGCTTTCCCGAATTTTTCCGCATCCAACAGCCGTTCGACATCCTCATGCTGCCCGCCGCCTTTACCTACACTACCGGCAAAGCACATTGGGAACTGCTGCTGCGCGCCCGCGCCGTTGAAAACCAATGCTACGTTGTCGCTTCCGCACAAGGCGGCGTACACCAAAACGGGCGGCGCACATACGGCCACAGCATGATTATCGACCCGTGGGGCGAAATCCTCGACGTATTGCCCGAAGGCGAAGGCATGGTTATGGCCGAACTTGATGCCGCCCGCTTGAAAAGCGTCCGCAACCGCCTGCCCGCCCTCATGCACCGCACTTTATAA
- a CDS encoding META domain-containing protein, with protein MKNKLLSLLFPVLLGACVVPIPVPLPSNTAPAAQALDGAWQITEAGGRPISTEDAAIRFNQADKLYSVTTGCNNLFGGYTDGTNNTLRFEEAASTLMACPDMETEQRLANTLREVRAYRFKGKYLEMTDTRGTIVIRGVRK; from the coding sequence ATGAAAAATAAATTATTGTCGTTGTTGTTTCCGGTATTGCTGGGCGCCTGTGTGGTTCCGATTCCTGTGCCCCTGCCGTCGAATACGGCTCCGGCTGCACAAGCATTGGATGGTGCTTGGCAAATTACCGAAGCAGGCGGCCGTCCGATTAGTACGGAAGATGCAGCGATTCGGTTTAATCAGGCCGATAAGCTGTATAGCGTGACAACAGGCTGTAATAATTTGTTTGGCGGTTATACCGATGGCACAAACAATACGTTGCGTTTTGAAGAGGCTGCTTCTACTTTGATGGCCTGTCCGGATATGGAAACCGAGCAGCGTTTGGCCAATACTTTACGCGAAGTACGCGCTTATCGTTTTAAAGGTAAGTATCTGGAAATGACAGACACCCGCGGCACCATAGTGATCCGTGGTGTGCGTAAATAA
- the murU gene encoding N-acetylmuramate alpha-1-phosphate uridylyltransferase MurU, with product MKAMILAAGRGERMRPLTDTCPKPLLKAGGEPLIGWHLRRLKAAGIEDIVINHAWLGSQIEDTLGTGAAYGVRIAYSPEGEKGLETAGGIATALPLLGSEPFLVVNGDVLTDIDFQTAFHRAQALTQQQKLAHLWLVPNPAHNPKGDFILQQNGLIASDNAEGSALTFSGTGVYHPDLFRDTPPHQAAKLAPLLRQAMQQGLVSGEQHNGLWLDVGTVERLAEADKIAQNWS from the coding sequence ATGAAAGCCATGATATTAGCCGCCGGACGCGGCGAACGGATGCGCCCCCTCACCGACACCTGCCCCAAGCCCCTGCTCAAAGCAGGCGGCGAACCGCTTATCGGCTGGCATTTACGCCGCCTCAAAGCCGCCGGCATTGAAGACATCGTGATCAACCACGCATGGCTCGGCAGCCAAATCGAAGACACCCTCGGCACAGGCGCAGCCTACGGCGTACGCATCGCCTATTCCCCCGAAGGCGAAAAAGGCTTGGAAACCGCCGGCGGCATCGCCACCGCCCTGCCCCTGCTCGGCAGCGAACCGTTTTTAGTGGTAAACGGCGACGTACTCACCGATATCGACTTTCAGACGGCCTTTCACCGCGCCCAAGCCCTCACACAACAGCAAAAACTCGCCCATCTTTGGTTAGTGCCCAACCCCGCCCACAATCCCAAAGGCGACTTTATTTTGCAGCAAAACGGCCTGATTGCTTCCGATAATGCCGAAGGCAGCGCACTCACCTTCAGCGGCACAGGCGTTTACCACCCCGATTTATTCCGCGACACCCCGCCGCACCAAGCCGCCAAACTCGCCCCCTTATTGCGCCAAGCCATGCAGCAAGGCTTGGTTTCCGGCGAACAGCACAACGGCTTATGGCTTGATGTCGGCACCGTAGAGCGGCTGGCCGAAGCCGACAAAATCGCACAAAACTGGTCTTAA
- a CDS encoding porin family protein, which translates to MKKCILIFCAALPLAAWADVNLYGNIRSGVSVSRVTVGGERHSTTSIDDFGSYIGMRGSHPIGGSNNVIWQFEQDTPVSNSGGSMREYFRKKKENSMFSR; encoded by the coding sequence ATGAAAAAATGTATTTTAATCTTCTGTGCTGCGTTGCCGTTGGCAGCGTGGGCGGATGTGAATCTTTACGGTAATATCCGCAGCGGCGTGAGCGTGTCGCGTGTGACTGTGGGCGGTGAACGTCATTCCACTACTTCTATTGATGATTTCGGCAGCTATATCGGTATGCGCGGCTCGCATCCGATTGGCGGCAGTAATAATGTTATCTGGCAGTTTGAACAGGATACGCCGGTGAGCAATAGCGGCGGATCGATGCGGGAATATTTCCGCAAGAAAAAAGAGAATAGTATGTTTAGCCGTTGA
- the cyaY gene encoding iron donor protein CyaY, whose product MMNESEFLQQTDALFNHIEDQIDEGGWDFDCLLSGNVLTIEADDGTQIIVNRHTPNQELWIAAKSGGYHFAENNGQWLATRDGSEFFSVLNQALSAAAGEDVVIEAYKFQ is encoded by the coding sequence ATCATGAATGAAAGTGAATTTTTACAGCAAACCGACGCCTTATTTAACCATATTGAAGACCAAATAGACGAAGGCGGTTGGGATTTCGACTGTCTGCTAAGCGGTAATGTATTAACCATCGAAGCCGACGACGGCACACAAATTATTGTCAACCGCCACACCCCCAATCAGGAATTATGGATTGCGGCCAAAAGCGGCGGCTATCATTTCGCTGAAAACAACGGCCAATGGCTGGCTACGCGCGACGGCAGCGAATTTTTCAGCGTATTGAATCAGGCACTCAGCGCAGCGGCCGGGGAAGATGTTGTTATCGAAGCTTATAAATTTCAATAA
- the thiE gene encoding thiamine phosphate synthase, whose translation MQNPRSFLKLYLVAGTQDCNHLSGTPEQNLLSVLEQALAAGITCFQLREKGKNAIQDKARIEQLAVQCRDLCRHYQVPFFIDDNIEMALALGADGVHIGQKDMPVEEAADLCRGKLMLGLSNNTWAEIEKNRNNPDLSYFAIGPIFSTQSKEQPNPTVGIDTVRAIREKGFDRPLVAIGGIKADAADTIRAAGADGIAVITAITHASDIGEAVRSLLPQA comes from the coding sequence ATGCAAAACCCCCGCTCTTTCCTAAAACTCTACCTAGTCGCCGGTACACAAGATTGTAACCATCTATCCGGTACGCCCGAACAAAACCTGCTTTCGGTATTGGAACAGGCTTTAGCCGCAGGGATTACCTGCTTTCAATTGCGCGAAAAAGGTAAAAACGCCATTCAGGATAAGGCGCGTATCGAGCAACTGGCGGTACAGTGCCGCGACTTGTGCCGCCACTATCAAGTGCCGTTTTTTATTGATGACAATATAGAGATGGCATTGGCCTTAGGCGCAGACGGTGTGCATATCGGCCAAAAAGATATGCCCGTTGAAGAAGCCGCTGATTTGTGCCGTGGCAAGCTGATGTTGGGTTTGTCGAACAATACTTGGGCGGAAATCGAAAAAAACCGCAATAATCCCGATTTAAGCTATTTCGCCATCGGCCCGATTTTTTCCACCCAATCGAAAGAGCAGCCAAACCCGACTGTCGGCATTGATACCGTCCGCGCCATCCGTGAAAAAGGTTTCGACCGCCCGCTGGTTGCCATCGGCGGCATTAAGGCAGACGCCGCCGACACCATCCGCGCCGCCGGCGCCGACGGCATCGCCGTGATTACCGCCATTACCCACGCATCGGATATTGGCGAAGCCGTACGCAGCCTGTTGCCGCAAGCATAA
- the lptM gene encoding LPS translocon maturation chaperone LptM codes for MKTAAFLLAAACLLAGCGYKNDLYLPKEGDKARFGVIQTGLQFESREPTAPTQ; via the coding sequence ATGAAAACCGCTGCATTTTTGCTGGCAGCCGCCTGTTTATTGGCCGGCTGCGGTTATAAAAACGATTTATACCTGCCCAAAGAAGGCGATAAAGCCCGCTTCGGCGTGATTCAAACCGGCTTGCAATTCGAATCCAGAGAACCTACCGCACCCACACAATAA
- a CDS encoding bifunctional biotin--[acetyl-CoA-carboxylase] ligase/type III pantothenate kinase: protein MTALKPPLWKLLATLSDGQPQHVSALGRVVGLKPQQMNGLWQQMPPHIRGLLRQHDGQWRLVRPLAVLDETRLQQIGARYGFQTALYHECTSSNDIVLETAKTDYHKADGLLVVAHHQSKGRGRQGKTWQNRLGECLMFSFGKVFEQPQSELGALALAVALACQRALVKLGVAAQIKWPNDLVVGRGKLGGILIETVRNGGKTVAVIGIGLNFVLPKEVEEATSVQAVLQAAPLNVDKLLSAVLDELNSVLTQFGRHGFAPLMGAYQAANRDQNHHVRLFQNGETLYEGVVAGITEQGALRLQTEQGERLVVSGEISLRPDEHPQPVQTAVPQRYLLLDAGNSQLKWAWVENGVIGHTGRAPYRNLTPLGKEWQERGDDTVQIIGCIVSGEVKKAQVAEQLPKPVQWLSSMQHALGIRNHYRNVEEHGADRWFNALGSRRFTANSCVVMSCGTAVTIDALTDNNHYLGGTIMPGFHLMKESMALKTANLNRPHGRVYPFPTTTANALASGMMDAVCGSLLLMHARLREKVGMEKPVDVIITGGGAPKVVQALPPSFVLDNTVKIVDNLVIFGLLNWIQQP from the coding sequence ATGACGGCACTCAAACCGCCGCTTTGGAAACTGTTGGCCACGCTTTCAGACGGCCAACCGCAGCATGTGTCGGCACTGGGGCGGGTAGTCGGTTTGAAACCGCAGCAGATGAACGGCTTGTGGCAGCAAATGCCGCCGCATATCCGCGGTTTGTTGCGCCAGCACGACGGGCAGTGGCGCTTGGTGCGGCCGTTGGCAGTTCTTGATGAAACACGCTTGCAGCAAATTGGTGCCCGATATGGTTTTCAGACGGCCTTATATCATGAATGCACATCCAGCAACGATATTGTGCTGGAAACTGCAAAAACCGATTATCACAAAGCCGACGGGCTGTTGGTGGTGGCACATCATCAAAGCAAAGGGCGCGGACGGCAGGGCAAAACTTGGCAAAACCGTTTGGGTGAGTGCCTGATGTTCAGCTTCGGCAAAGTATTCGAACAGCCGCAAAGCGAATTGGGTGCTTTGGCTTTGGCCGTGGCTTTGGCCTGCCAGCGTGCTTTGGTGAAGCTGGGCGTGGCCGCGCAAATTAAATGGCCGAATGATTTGGTGGTCGGTCGCGGCAAACTCGGCGGCATTCTGATTGAAACGGTACGCAACGGCGGTAAAACCGTTGCCGTGATTGGCATCGGCCTGAATTTTGTGTTGCCCAAAGAAGTCGAAGAGGCCACTTCGGTGCAGGCGGTACTTCAGGCGGCGCCGTTGAACGTTGATAAATTATTGTCGGCTGTATTGGATGAATTGAACAGTGTGTTAACCCAATTCGGCCGCCATGGTTTCGCGCCGTTGATGGGGGCTTATCAGGCCGCCAACCGCGACCAAAACCATCATGTGCGCCTGTTTCAAAACGGAGAAACCCTTTACGAGGGCGTAGTGGCCGGCATCACCGAGCAGGGGGCGTTGCGCTTGCAAACCGAACAAGGCGAACGCTTGGTGGTAAGCGGCGAAATCAGCCTGCGCCCTGATGAGCACCCGCAACCCGTTCAGACGGCCGTTCCCCAGCGCTACCTGCTATTAGATGCGGGCAACAGCCAGTTAAAATGGGCATGGGTGGAAAACGGTGTTATCGGGCATACCGGGCGCGCGCCTTACCGCAACCTTACCCCGCTGGGTAAGGAGTGGCAGGAGCGCGGTGATGATACGGTGCAGATTATTGGTTGTATCGTCAGCGGCGAAGTGAAAAAAGCACAAGTAGCAGAACAACTGCCCAAGCCGGTGCAATGGCTATCTTCAATGCAGCATGCATTGGGCATACGCAACCACTACCGCAATGTTGAAGAACACGGTGCCGACCGTTGGTTTAACGCTTTGGGCAGCCGCCGCTTTACCGCTAATTCTTGCGTGGTGATGAGTTGCGGTACGGCGGTTACCATTGATGCACTCACCGATAATAATCATTATCTGGGCGGCACCATTATGCCCGGTTTTCATCTGATGAAAGAATCGATGGCACTCAAAACCGCCAACTTAAACCGCCCGCACGGAAGGGTTTACCCGTTTCCGACCACCACCGCCAATGCCTTAGCCAGCGGCATGATGGATGCGGTATGCGGTTCGCTGTTGCTGATGCACGCGCGCTTGCGCGAAAAAGTCGGGATGGAAAAACCGGTGGACGTGATCATTACCGGCGGCGGCGCACCGAAAGTCGTGCAGGCGTTACCTCCGTCGTTTGTTTTGGACAACACGGTGAAAATTGTAGATAATCTTGTGATTTTCGGCTTATTGAACTGGATACAACAACCATGA
- the lysA gene encoding diaminopimelate decarboxylase: protein MTTHDNSTTLTKLADTFGTPLYVYQQSALTDAYRAYTDAFAALNPLVCYAVKANGNLSILKHFAALGSGFDIVSGGELARVLAAGGDAGKTIFSGVGKSEAEIEFALNAGVLCFNVESLPELDRIQAVAVRLGKKAPVSLRINPDVDAKTHPYISTGLKANKFGIAYTDALAAYRHAAALSHLNIIGIDCHIGSQLTDLSPLVEACERILLLVDQLAAEGIMLKHIDLGGGVGIVYDNEEVPDLAAYADAVAKLLDGRELKLMLEPGRSLVGNAGVLLTRVEFIKQGEEKNFVIVDAAMNDLMRPALYDAHHRIETVGGGEGEAFTADVVGPICETGDFLGQNRRLACQAGDLLVVHSAGAYSSSMASNYNARNRAAEVLINGSDVRLIRQRETIEQQLANEQACLASQPQPLADN from the coding sequence ATGACAACACACGATAATTCAACCACACTCACCAAACTGGCCGATACATTCGGCACCCCGCTTTATGTTTATCAGCAATCGGCACTCACCGATGCCTACCGCGCCTATACCGATGCTTTTGCGGCATTAAACCCTTTGGTTTGCTATGCGGTAAAGGCCAACGGCAATCTGAGTATTCTCAAGCATTTTGCCGCGCTCGGCAGCGGCTTTGATATTGTATCCGGCGGCGAATTGGCGCGGGTGCTGGCGGCCGGCGGCGATGCGGGCAAAACCATTTTTTCCGGTGTCGGCAAAAGCGAGGCGGAAATCGAATTTGCCTTGAATGCGGGCGTTTTGTGCTTCAATGTCGAGAGCCTGCCCGAGCTCGACCGCATTCAGGCCGTGGCCGTGCGTTTGGGTAAAAAAGCGCCGGTTTCACTGCGTATTAACCCCGATGTCGATGCCAAAACCCATCCTTATATTTCCACCGGATTAAAAGCCAATAAATTCGGCATTGCCTATACCGATGCTTTAGCGGCATACCGCCACGCTGCCGCGTTGAGCCATCTGAACATTATCGGTATCGACTGCCATATCGGTTCGCAACTCACCGACTTAAGCCCCTTAGTGGAAGCATGCGAGCGTATTTTACTGTTGGTCGATCAGTTGGCCGCCGAAGGGATTATGCTGAAGCATATTGATTTAGGCGGCGGTGTCGGCATTGTGTACGACAATGAAGAAGTGCCCGATTTGGCAGCCTATGCCGATGCCGTTGCCAAGCTATTGGACGGCCGCGAGCTGAAATTAATGCTGGAGCCGGGTCGCAGCTTGGTCGGCAATGCGGGTGTGTTGTTAACCCGTGTCGAGTTTATCAAGCAGGGCGAAGAGAAAAATTTTGTGATTGTCGATGCGGCCATGAACGATTTAATGCGCCCCGCCCTTTATGATGCCCACCACCGCATTGAAACGGTCGGCGGGGGTGAGGGCGAAGCGTTTACCGCCGATGTGGTCGGCCCGATTTGCGAAACGGGCGACTTCTTAGGCCAAAACCGCCGCCTTGCCTGCCAAGCAGGCGATTTGCTGGTAGTGCATAGTGCCGGTGCATATAGCAGCAGCATGGCCAGCAACTATAATGCCCGCAACCGCGCTGCCGAGGTATTGATAAACGGCTCGGATGTGCGGCTTATCCGCCAACGGGAAACCATTGAACAGCAATTGGCCAATGAGCAGGCTTGTTTGGCAAGCCAACCCCAGCCGCTTGCCGATAACTAA